The window TCGGTCCCCTGTTTGGCGCCGCCGCGCTCGTCATCCTCGAGACCGTGCTGACCTCCTGGACCGAGCATTGGCAGCTCATCCTCGGCCCGATCCTGCTGCTCGTCGTCCTGTTCACGCAAGGTGGGCTCAACGGGCTGTTTAACCGGCTCGGGTTCGGGAGGAGCGAGCGATGAGCCAGCCGCTCCTTTCAGTCCGCGGCCTGCGCAAGCGCTTCGGCGGGCTGATCGCCACCGACAGCGTCGACCTCGACGTGGTCGAGGGCGAGATCCACGCTCTGATCGGCCCGAACGGCGCCGGCAAGACCACGCTGCTGACCCAGCTTTTCGGTGAGCTCAGCCACGATGCCGGCGAGATCAGGCTGGAGGGCGAGCCGATCGATGCGCTGGCGACGCCGCAGCGCGTCCAGCGCGGCCTCGCCCGCACCTTCCAGATCAACCAGCTGCTGCCGGATTTCAGCATGCTCGACAATGTCGCGCTCGCGGTTCAGGCGCGGCAGGGCCATAGCTTCCGCTTCTTCGCCGATGCCCGCCGCGACAAGGGCCTGCGCCAGCGCGCCCGCGAGCATCTGACCGCTGCCGGCCTCACGCACCGGGCCGAGGTCAAGGTCGCCGACCTCTCCCATGGCGAGCAGAAGCAGCTCGAATTTGCCATCGCGCTCGCCTGCGAGCCGCGCCTGCTGCTGCTCGACGAGCCGATGGCGGGTCTCGGCCACGCCGAGAGCGAGCAGATGGTCGCGATGCTCTCAGGACTGAAAGGGCGCGTCACCATGCTGCTGGTCGAGCACGACATGGACGCGGTCTTCGCGCTTGCCGACCGGATCTCGGTACTGGTCTATGGCCGCATCATCGCGACCGGGACGGCAGAGGAAATCCGCGACAACCAGGACGTCCGCATCGCCTATCTCGGCGAGGGAGACGCCTGATGCTGAGCGTGCGCAACCTGCAATCGGCTTATGGCGCAAGCCAGGTCCTGTTCGATGTCGGCCTCGACATCGCCGATGGCGAGGTCGTGACCCTGCTCGGCCGCAACGGCATGGGCAAGACCACGACGGTGCGCTCGATCATGGGGCTGCTGGCGCCGAAGGGCGGCGAGATCAGCTTCGACGGCCGCGCGCTCCAGGGTAGCGCGCCTGAAGTCATCGCCCGCTGTGGTGTCGGCCTCGTGCCGGAAGGAAGGCAGGTCTTCCCGACCCTGAGCGTGCGCGAAAATCTCGTCGCCACCGCCGCGAACCGGCTCGGGCGCGCTTCGCCCTGGACGCTAAGCCGTGTCTACGCCCTGTTCCCGCGCCTTCAGGAGCGCGCCGGCCAGTCCGCCCGCACGCTGTCGGGCGGCGAGCAGCAGATGCTGGCGGTCGGCCGGGCGCTGATGACCAATCCGAAGCTCTTGATCCTCGACGAGGCGACCGAGGGGCTGGCGCCGGTGATCCGTGCCGAGATCTGGCGCTGTCTCGAGGCGCTGAAGGCGCAGGGGCAGTCGATCCTGCTGATCGACAAGAACATCTCAGTGCTCAAGCGCCTCGCCGACCGGCACTACATCATCGAGAAGGGGCGCACGGTCTGGTCCGGCTCGAGCAGCGACCTCGCGGCCAATGCGGAACTGGTGCATCGCTATGTCGGCGTCTGAATCCGAGATCGTCGCGCGCAGCGCCGCAACCGACACTGTCGAAGCCCTGCGCGACACGCTGAGCGACGTTCTCGCCGGCCTGGTCGCAGCCGGCTGCGGCCCGCATCACCTGACCGGCATGGAGTGGGAGGCGGCCGATCCTGCTGCCTTTCACATCTCGCGCCACGCGGTTGAGCTGGCGTATCGCGAAGTCTTTGTCGGCTTCCGGCCACCAATCAGGCTGCGGCCATCAGCGGGGCAGGGGCTGACGATTCGGGCTCGTTTCGCTCCGCCGCAACCGTTGCCCGACATCGAGGTCGAAGGCTACCCGCTGCGTGAACTCGCGCGGCAATACAGCCCGCGCCTGCAGGCCGATATGAAGGTGCTGCTCCGGCAGTGGAGCCGGGATGGCGCGGCCTTCCGCGCCGGTCATGCCGGGCTCGACCTCGCCTATGGCCCGGATCGCTTCGAGCAGCTTGACCTTTATCGCCCCGCTGGAGCGCAGCGCGTTCCCGTCTGGGTTTTTGTCCATGGCGGCTATTGGCAGGCCACCGACAAGATCCAGCATGCGCAGTTCGCGCAGGGTCTGCTCAACGCCGGCTTTGCGGTGGCCATGCCGAATTACGGGCTGGCGCCGGATACGCCGCTCGAAGCGAGCATCGTCCAGACCGTCGCGGCGCTGAATTTCCTCATTCGCGAGGCCGATGCGCTTGGCCTCGATCCGGCACAACTGCACATCAGCGGCCATTCCGCCGGCGGCCATCTCGCGGCGATGGCTTTGTGCGATCCTGCGGCCCCGCCGGTGGCCTCGGCGCTGCTGCTCTCCGGGCTCTATGATCTGAAGCCGCTCGGACATCTGCCGATCGGGCGCCTGCTCGGCTTCGACGATGTCGAGCGAGCGGTGCGGCTGAGCCCGCTCGGGCGGTCACGCCCGAGCAATACGCGCCTCGCCTTCGCCGTTGGCGAGGGCGAGAGCGAGGCGTTCAAGCGGCAATCAGCGGTGCTGGCCGCGGCTTGGCATGCGCCCGAACCATTGATCTGCCCGGGGCATCATTTCAGCATGCTCGACGGGCTGAATGGCGGCGCGCTGCTCAATCTGGCGCTGGCGACGGCGGGGAAGTGATGACGCCCCGTTCTCGTAAGCCACTCCGGATCGCAATCATCGGCTGGGGTGCGATCAGCCGACGTGTTGCCGAGCTGCTGGCGGGCGCGCAGAACGCTCGGCACGTCGCCATCGTTGCTGTCGGAGCCCGCTCTGGTACGCGTGCCCGGGATATCCCTGTTGGCGCGGTCCTTGTCACCGATCCGGCACAGCTTGCCGAACTGGATCTCGATCTGGTGGTGGAGGCGGCCGGTCGGGACGCGGTCTCAGCCTGGGGCGAGGCTGCCCTGCGTTCGGCGCCGGCTTTCGCGATCGCTTCGGCCAGCGCACTGACCGATACCGCACTGCTCGAGCGTCTCATGGCAACGGCCGAGGCCTGTGGCAGCCAGCTCATCCTCCCGCCCGGTGCCCTCGCGGGGGTCGACGCCATCGCCGCCGCATCAGCGCTGCCACTCGACGAGGTCGTGCACAGCATCGTCAAGCCGCCCGCGGCCTGGCGGGGCACGCCAGCGGAAGAGATGGTCGCGCTCGATACATTGACCGTACCGGCCACCTTCTTCAGCGGTTCGGCGCGCGAGGCGGCCATCCGCTTTCCTCAGAATGCCAATGTCGCGGTGATCTCGGCGCTTGCCGGCATCGGCCTCGACAGAACCCGAATCGAGCTCGTCGCCGATCCCGGCATCGCCGCGAACTGCCATCGCCTGAGCGTCTCCGGCGCCTTCGGTCGTCTCGATGTGACGATCGAGAACAGGCCGCTGGCGGGCAACCCGAAGTCCTCGGAGATGGCGGCGCTCAGTCTCGTCAGGATGATCAGAAACAAGGTCGCCTTGCTTTCTCGATAGCGCACCCGCACTGGGCTCGCGACGCATCTTAGCCGAGCCTGAAGAGCTATTCGTTGATGCGTCTATTGTCTCGGCCCAGCGGTCGCAGGCGGGCCAGAGAGCGCAACATGCCTTTTCGGCCAACTGTGAAGTGGGACGCAATAAAGCTTATTCGCGCGCCTCTGATTTGTTGATGCTGCCTGGCTGAGCCAAGGCGGCCTTCGCCTCAGTGCACGCCCGCGAGGCCTCTTCAATCGAGCGAGTCGGACGCATCAGATGCTGAGTCCGTGCTTCGGTAAAGTTGCTGAGCGGATCAGGGCTGGAGAACGAGCCGGCAATGGAGAAATCCCGAGATTGATCCGCCCCGAAAACGGACGTGATCGTTGCGGGAAAACGGAAGGGACCTTCGGGCTCGATCAGGAGCCAGGCACGGGCGAGCTCCGGGCAGGCGACTCCTTTCAACACCTGGGTCGCCACGCGATTGCTGCCAGGCATCCCGGGGAAGTTCCCGATCAACCACGGCTGCCCGGTCGAACTCGCGCCCATGACATGCAGCGTTCCGGGAGAACGCCCGGTCAGGTCAATCACTGGCGTGCCCGCCTGAAAACCGGCCTGATCCGCTGTTTTCCTTACAGCCTCGATGAACTTCCCCGTACTCGGGGCGACCCGCAGCGTGCCGCCGCTATCCCCGAGATCGACAAGATAGTCCGCGCTGCGCAAGGGACCGGGCTGATAATACGGCTTCTCGATGCCGAACAGGATCTGACCTGCGGTGATGAACTGGGCGCCAAACGCAAAAGGTAGCAACAAGGCCATTGCGTTTGCCGGAGCAGGGCCTACTCGAATAAGGGTAACTCCGGATAGTACCCAAAAAAATCCAGAAAGACCGGCCATAAACCAATAATTATTTGCTGATCCAAATATAAATGCAAACGGCAACGACCCAATAAGGAGTGCTTTCGCGGTCTTTCCTTCAATATTTGGGGTAGATTGGTTGAATTTATTATAAACTAGAGCGAACAACCCCGCCGATAGGCCAATTGAAGCCAAGAATAATTGTTGCCATAGGCCATAATCGTATGGGCCGCCCAATAGTCCAAAAACAAGCGACATTGCGAGGACGGCGCATATGATACTGGAGGCATATGAAATTGCTCGAAGCGCCCCGTTTCCTGAACCGACCAGGGATGCCGAGATGATCAGTGCCAAGCAGCCGAAAGTGAGCGCCCGGAGAGCCTCCCAATTGAAGGGTAACGGGTCGATTCTGACTATAGCTGAGAGCGTATGGCCCATTCCATAAGCGCCAGCCCTTTCAAGCCCGACCGAAAACCTCTCTACAAAGCCGAGCAGGGAACCGTCGAGTAGCAGAGCGGCTGTCACAAGGAGGCTGCAAAAGAGCAG is drawn from Bosea sp. Tri-49 and contains these coding sequences:
- a CDS encoding ABC transporter ATP-binding protein, which codes for MLSVRNLQSAYGASQVLFDVGLDIADGEVVTLLGRNGMGKTTTVRSIMGLLAPKGGEISFDGRALQGSAPEVIARCGVGLVPEGRQVFPTLSVRENLVATAANRLGRASPWTLSRVYALFPRLQERAGQSARTLSGGEQQMLAVGRALMTNPKLLILDEATEGLAPVIRAEIWRCLEALKAQGQSILLIDKNISVLKRLADRHYIIEKGRTVWSGSSSDLAANAELVHRYVGV
- a CDS encoding ABC transporter ATP-binding protein, with amino-acid sequence MSQPLLSVRGLRKRFGGLIATDSVDLDVVEGEIHALIGPNGAGKTTLLTQLFGELSHDAGEIRLEGEPIDALATPQRVQRGLARTFQINQLLPDFSMLDNVALAVQARQGHSFRFFADARRDKGLRQRAREHLTAAGLTHRAEVKVADLSHGEQKQLEFAIALACEPRLLLLDEPMAGLGHAESEQMVAMLSGLKGRVTMLLVEHDMDAVFALADRISVLVYGRIIATGTAEEIRDNQDVRIAYLGEGDA
- a CDS encoding alpha/beta hydrolase; this encodes MSASESEIVARSAATDTVEALRDTLSDVLAGLVAAGCGPHHLTGMEWEAADPAAFHISRHAVELAYREVFVGFRPPIRLRPSAGQGLTIRARFAPPQPLPDIEVEGYPLRELARQYSPRLQADMKVLLRQWSRDGAAFRAGHAGLDLAYGPDRFEQLDLYRPAGAQRVPVWVFVHGGYWQATDKIQHAQFAQGLLNAGFAVAMPNYGLAPDTPLEASIVQTVAALNFLIREADALGLDPAQLHISGHSAGGHLAAMALCDPAAPPVASALLLSGLYDLKPLGHLPIGRLLGFDDVERAVRLSPLGRSRPSNTRLAFAVGEGESEAFKRQSAVLAAAWHAPEPLICPGHHFSMLDGLNGGALLNLALATAGK
- a CDS encoding aspartate dehydrogenase, whose protein sequence is MTPRSRKPLRIAIIGWGAISRRVAELLAGAQNARHVAIVAVGARSGTRARDIPVGAVLVTDPAQLAELDLDLVVEAAGRDAVSAWGEAALRSAPAFAIASASALTDTALLERLMATAEACGSQLILPPGALAGVDAIAAASALPLDEVVHSIVKPPAAWRGTPAEEMVALDTLTVPATFFSGSAREAAIRFPQNANVAVISALAGIGLDRTRIELVADPGIAANCHRLSVSGAFGRLDVTIENRPLAGNPKSSEMAALSLVRMIRNKVALLSR